The genomic segment CCACCTCGTCTTCGAGGTGCGGCGGCACGGGCAACCGGGTCCGGTGGGGGAGGGGGAGGCGTGACCTTCGCCGCGTACGTGACGCCCCTCTACGCCTTAGCCCTCGCCCTGATCGCGGGCTACTGGCTGTGGCGGATGGGGCGGGAGGCTCGGCACCGCTACGAACCGCGCGTGGCGTGGTGGGCGGTGCCGGGGTGGGTCTCGCTGCTGCTCGCGCCGCTGCTGGAAGTCCCAGCCCTCTTCGGACTGGGGGCGGCAGCCTTGCTGCTGGCCGAGTTCTGGCCGGGCGCCTTCCGGCCCACCCGCACCCGGCCCGGCGGATCGTGGCCGCTGGTGGGCGTGCTGCTGGGCCTCGCGCTGCTGGCCCTGCTCGCCGCGCAGGGGGGTGGGCGGGTGGCGGACGTGGCCGTGCCGCTGGCCGCCGCGCTGGGGCTGCTGCTGGCCGGGGCCGGGGGCCTGATCGCCCGCGCCCTGTTCCGCCCCCTCCCCCCGGCACGTCGCCTGCCGGGGCTGGAGGTGCGCTTCGGCCCCACCCAGCTCCCCGAGTGGCCCCACCTCAGCCTCGCGCTGACGGGGCGCGGTGCCCGCCTCACCAACGTCTCGGACGGCCCGCTGTGGCTGGCGGGGTGGTCCCCCAGCGGCACGAACGCCTGGCTGCGGGTGCGCGACGAGGGCGGCGCTCCGCTCAACGTGCTCCCCAGCGGTGGGCACGCCGTCCTGCCCCTGCGCGGCTGGGAGCGCGGCGTGCGGGTGTGGTACGTGCGGGAGCTGGGGCCGGGGCCGTCGCAGCTCTTCCGGGCCGACTGGACGCCGCCGGGCGGGGGCGAACGGGTGCTGAATTGAGGGGGTTGGTGGAAAGACCCCTCACCCCCTCGCGGCGCGAGGCCCTCTCCCCTGTGGAGAGGAGCCTTTTTGTGCCCAGCCTCCCAACCGCTGAAGGTTGCTGAGCGGCCTTCCCTCCCATGCCCCCCAGCGCCCTCTCACCCCCCAGGCCCGCCGCAGGGCGTAGGGTGGAAGAATCGTGAGTCTGGTGTTTGATTGGACGGCGCTCGCCACGCGGACGGAGACGCCTGGAACCGGAGGCCGATTGCGGACGGTGCCGGGGGACTTCCGGGTGGAGGAACTCCCCGCCTATGGGCTCTCCGGCGAGGGCGAACACCTGTACCTGCGGCTGGAAAAGACCGGGCACACCACGGCCCACGTCCTGCGCGAACTGACCACCCAACTCGGCGTGCGCGACCGCGACGTGGGCGTCGCCGGGCTCAAGGACCGCCACGCCGTCACGACCCAGTGGATCAGCCTGCCCGCCAAGTACGAGCCCCGGCTGGAGGGATTCGCCTTGGACGGCGTGCGGGTGCTGGAGGTGACCCGCCACGGCAACAAGCTGGGGCTGGGGCACCTGCGCGGCAACCGCTTCGTAGTGCGGGTGCGCGGGGCGGAGGGCACGGCGGAGACGGCGGCGGCGACCCTCGCGCTGCTCACGGCGGGGGGCGTGCCCAACTATTTCGGCCCGCAGCGCTTCGGACTGCACGGGCTGAATGCCGAGGAAGGCCTGCGCGTCCTGCGCGGCGAGTCGCGGGTGCGCGATCCCCGCGTGCGGCGCTTCCTGACGACCAGCGTGCAGAGCCTGCTGTTCAACCGCTTTCTGAGCCTGCGGCTGGAGCGTGGTCTCTTTGACCGCCTGATCGCCGGGGACATGGCGAAAAAGCACGACACCGGCGGCGTCTTTCTGGTCGAGGACGCGGCGGCCGAGTCCCCCCGCGCCGAGCGGGGCGAGGTGAGCGCCACGGGCACCCTGTTCGGGCGCAAGGTCAAGCCCCTCTCGCTGGACGCGGGGGCGCTGGAGGCCGAAGCCCTCGCCGCCTTCGGCCTGACCCCGGAGGTGTTCGCCTCCCGGCGGGGCGACCGCCGTCTCACCCGCGTCTTTCCGGAGGGGGCCGAGGTGCAGCCTGAGCAGGACGGCTACACGGTGGCCTTCACGCTGCCCAGGGGCAGTTTCGCCACCAGCGTCCTGCGCGAGCTGACCAAGATGGCCGTGGACGCCCCCGACGAGCCGGACGTGGCCGAGGAGGAGGAAGCGTGAGGCTGGGGCGCGGCGCGGTCCTCCTCCTGCTGGCCGGGCTGGGAATGGCGCTGGCTGCCCGGCTGCCCACCGCCGACCTGGGCCTGCGGCCCGCGTTCGGGGGTGCGGTCTTGCAGGGGCGGGTCACGGTGGCCGGGGGCGACGAACTGACAGGCGTGTGGAGCGGCGCGGGCCGTGCCCGGCTGCTGCGCTGCACCCCGCGCTGCGAGACGGTGGAGAGTATCCCGGTGCCCGGCACCCTGCTGCTGGGCGAGGGCACGCCCTACCGGGTGGTCCTCGCCGGGGAGTTTCGGCCCGGCCAGCGGGTGCGGCTGGCTCTGCGCTTCCGGGGAGCTGCGGTCCTCAACGCCGAAGCCGCCATGCTGCGCCCTTGAGGGAGGACCTGCGGGCCGCCTTCCTGGGTGCGGGCTACGGTCCGGCCGGGGAAAGGGGGCACCTCTCGCCCACGCCCGGTGCCCCGCCGCGCTGGCCTCACGGAACGTGGGCCATCGTCACCGCCTGGAATCCGGGTGGGGAGCGGGCGTCCGACGCAGTGAACGAGCGGGCACAGGTTGACCTCCTCGCGCTCGTGCAGGGCAGTGGATTCGCCCCAGCGCCCGCCGTCAACGGCGAGGGGGACTGGGCCGAGGCCGCACTGCTGGTTCACGGAGCGCGGCTGAGGCAGGCGGCGGAGTGGGGCCTGCACTTCGGGCAAGCCGCTGTGCTGTGGGGCGTCGGCGCACGGGCGGCGCTGGTGTGGCTGGAGGGTGGGAAAGTGACGGGAGTGGAGCGGCTCTGGGTGGTGGAGCAGGACTGACGGCTCTCCTTCCACAGCAGCGGGCCGGAGGGGGAAAGTCCTCCGGCCCGCCGTGCTTGCCCTTTCCTCAGCCCTGCGGCTGCGGCGCGGGCGTCGGCTCGTGGTCCCCTGGGTCAGCCCAGGGGTCGAGGACGCACTTGATGCAGCCGTCGTGCTTGTGCTTGAAGATCTCGTAGGCGTGCGGCGCCTCCTCCAGGCTCAGGCGGTGGGTGATGATCCGGGTGGGGTCGATCTCGCCGCGCTGGATATAGCCGGTCAGCCGGTCGAGGTAGCGGTGCACGTGGGTCTGCCCGGTCTTCATGGTCAGGCCCTTGTTCATAAAGGCCCCCACCGGAATCTTGTCGGCGAGGCCGCCGTACACGCCGGGCACGCTGACGGTGCCCCCCTTGCGGCAGGCCATGATCGCGGCCCGCAGCGCGTGGGGGCGGTCACTCTCCAGCACGCGGGTGGTCTGCTTGACCGCGTCGGCCACGCCCAGCATGCCGTGGGCCTGCGCCTCCAAGCCCACCGCGTCCATCACGCTGTCGGGGCCGCGCCCGCCGGTCATCTCCTTGAGGAGTTCGAAGACGTTTTCCTCCTCGTAGTTGATCGTCTCCGCGCCGTAGGTCCGGGCCATCTCCAGCCGCTCGGGGAAGCGGTCGATGGCGATCACGCGCTCGGCCCCCAGCAGGAAGGCGCTGGCAATGCCGAAGAGGCCCACCGGACCCGCCCCAAAGACGGCCACCACGTCGCCCGGCTCGATCTGGCAGTGCTCGGCGCCCATGAAGCCGGTCGGGAAGATGTCGGTGAGGAACAGCACCTGCTCGTCGGTCAGGCCGTCGGGCACCTTGAACAGGTTGGCGTCGGCGTAGACGGTGCGGGCAAACTGGGCCTGCCCGCCCGCGTACCCGCCGGTAATGTGCGAGTAGCCGTACAACCCGGCGGGCGAGTAGCCCCAGAACTTCTCGGCCAGCCCCGGATTGGGGTTGGAGTTGTCGCACAGCGAGGTCAGGCCCTTCTGGCAGTACCAGCACTTGCCGCAGGCGATGGGGAAGGGCACGATCACCCGGTCGCCCACCTTGACCTTGCGGACCTCGGAGCCGACCTCCACGACCTCGCCCATGAACTCGTGGCCCACGATGTCGCCGTGGACCATGCTGGGGACATACCCGTCGAGCAGATGCAGGTCCGAGCCGCAGATCGCGGTCTTGGTCACGCGCACGATGGCGTCGGTGGGCTGCAGAATTTGGGGATCGGGCACCGTCTCCACGCTGACGCGGTTGACGCCCTGCCACACGACGGCCTTCACGAGGTCCTCCGGTTGTCGTACATCCTGGCCTCCGCCTTCATCGCACCCTTGCGGCCACTGGACTGGCCCTCGGTGGTGGGAATGTGCCCGACCTCCAGCAGCCGTTTGAGCCGCCGCAGGTCATGCTCGATCTGCACGTTGGGGTCCTCGCCCAGCAGCCGGGCCACGGTCGCCCCCAGGGTGCCCCCCGGCGGGCGGTAGGTCAGCGAGACGTGAATCTCGGTGCCCCGGTCACCGGGCGCGGGGCGGAACTCGACCTCGCCCTCGTTGGGTACGTTCGCCCCCTCCAGCGAGCGCCACGCGATGCGGCGCCCCGGCTCGTCGGCAGTGATCTCGGCGTCCCACTCCACGCTGGTGCCCACCGGGGCCTTGGCAACCCAGTGCGAGCGCTGGCCCTCGCCGTCCTGAACCTTCACCGACTCGAGGTGGTCCATGAAGCGCGGCAGGTTCTCGAAGTTGCGCCAGAAGGCGTACAGTTCGTCCGCGCCCATGCCGATCGTGATGGC from the Deinococcus sp. NW-56 genome contains:
- a CDS encoding zinc-dependent alcohol dehydrogenase; translated protein: MKAVVWQGVNRVSVETVPDPQILQPTDAIVRVTKTAICGSDLHLLDGYVPSMVHGDIVGHEFMGEVVEVGSEVRKVKVGDRVIVPFPIACGKCWYCQKGLTSLCDNSNPNPGLAEKFWGYSPAGLYGYSHITGGYAGGQAQFARTVYADANLFKVPDGLTDEQVLFLTDIFPTGFMGAEHCQIEPGDVVAVFGAGPVGLFGIASAFLLGAERVIAIDRFPERLEMARTYGAETINYEEENVFELLKEMTGGRGPDSVMDAVGLEAQAHGMLGVADAVKQTTRVLESDRPHALRAAIMACRKGGTVSVPGVYGGLADKIPVGAFMNKGLTMKTGQTHVHRYLDRLTGYIQRGEIDPTRIITHRLSLEEAPHAYEIFKHKHDGCIKCVLDPWADPGDHEPTPAPQPQG
- a CDS encoding SRPBCC family protein, producing MTRKDHEQRPQSGRNSSPAERVLFGGIGAGLIALSLGQRGQVGTLLATGGALLVAGAAMGQGLGETVTGVRRTEDDQIKVEKAITIGMGADELYAFWRNFENLPRFMDHLESVKVQDGEGQRSHWVAKAPVGTSVEWDAEITADEPGRRIAWRSLEGANVPNEGEVEFRPAPGDRGTEIHVSLTYRPPGGTLGATVARLLGEDPNVQIEHDLRRLKRLLEVGHIPTTEGQSSGRKGAMKAEARMYDNRRTS
- a CDS encoding DUF3293 domain-containing protein, which encodes MREDLRAAFLGAGYGPAGERGHLSPTPGAPPRWPHGTWAIVTAWNPGGERASDAVNERAQVDLLALVQGSGFAPAPAVNGEGDWAEAALLVHGARLRQAAEWGLHFGQAAVLWGVGARAALVWLEGGKVTGVERLWVVEQD
- the truD gene encoding tRNA pseudouridine(13) synthase TruD, with product MSLVFDWTALATRTETPGTGGRLRTVPGDFRVEELPAYGLSGEGEHLYLRLEKTGHTTAHVLRELTTQLGVRDRDVGVAGLKDRHAVTTQWISLPAKYEPRLEGFALDGVRVLEVTRHGNKLGLGHLRGNRFVVRVRGAEGTAETAAATLALLTAGGVPNYFGPQRFGLHGLNAEEGLRVLRGESRVRDPRVRRFLTTSVQSLLFNRFLSLRLERGLFDRLIAGDMAKKHDTGGVFLVEDAAAESPRAERGEVSATGTLFGRKVKPLSLDAGALEAEALAAFGLTPEVFASRRGDRRLTRVFPEGAEVQPEQDGYTVAFTLPRGSFATSVLRELTKMAVDAPDEPDVAEEEEA